The following coding sequences lie in one Zingiber officinale cultivar Zhangliang chromosome 2B, Zo_v1.1, whole genome shotgun sequence genomic window:
- the LOC122048646 gene encoding serum response factor homolog A-like has translation MAAISRPQFQQRYDPKFSTYNPGWKDHPNLKYGNSFYQQPPQNQNHQNQQFQHPNQFQQQSYASFHPQNQQPNFQQQIQNFQQPTQNLQPTQNFQQSTQNWQQPNSSFSSQPRSYSNQSSNNSSNAASTQQQQKMEDMMQQILQQQQLVLQQQQHQQRTDSALQNIERQIGQLASNINQRQVQGSNQLPSQTTPNPRRNVSALTLRSGKTTSELVRNVPGGSNLVSSGSIPASTNVVQPPDFVQNKLDSTAN, from the exons ATGGCGGCTATATCAAGACCACAATTTCAGCAAAGATATGATCCAAAATTTTCCACCTACAATCCGGGTTGGAAGGATCATCCAAATTTAAAGTACGGGAATTCCTTCTACCAACAACCACCTCAAAATCAGAAT CATCAAAATCAACAATTTCAGCATCCTAATCAGTTCCAACAGCAATCATATGCCTCTTTCCATCCACAAAATCAGCAACCAAATTTTCAGCAGCAAATACAGAATTTCCAACAACCTACACAAAATTTACAACCTACACAGAATTTCCAGCAATCTACACAGAATTGGCAGCAACcaaattcttctttttcttctcaacCGAGGTCCTATTCAAATCAAAGTAGTAACAACAGTTCAAATGCAGCAAGTACACAGCAGCAACAAAAGATGGAGGATATGATGCAGCAGATTTTGCAACAGCAGCAATTAGTTTTACAGCAGCAACAACATCAACAGAGGACCGATTCTGCTTTGCAAAACATTGAGAGACAAATTGGCCAGTTGGCAAGCAACATCAATCAGAGGCAAGTCCAAGGATCAAATCAATTGCCTTCACAAACAACTCCAAATCCTAGGAGAAATGTTAGTGCATTGACTCTTCGAAGTGGTAAGACAACTTCAGAATTAGTGCGGAATGTTCCAGGTGGATCAAATCTGGTTTCATCAGGTTCAATTCCAGCTTCAACAAATGTTGTGCAACCTCCAGATTTTGTTCAAAATAAGTTAGATTCTACTGCAAATTAG